The window TTCCATTTGAGATCGAATCTGATGAAATCTTCAACTGGTCTGAAACAGCACTCGCTTCTGCAAGAGCATATGATAATTTTCATGTTGTAGAAGGTGATGTTATTAATGTAGACCCAGTTCTAGAAGAATTAATTCTTTTAGAAATTCCAATGCAAGTGTATAAAGAAGGTGCAGACCAATTTAGACATGAGGGTGGAACTGGTTGGAGTTATACAACAGACGAAGAACTCAAAGAAATGCAGGAAGATGAACAACCAAAAGTAGATCCAAGACTTGCTGATTTAGCAAAGTATTTTGATCAAACAGACGAATAATAGATCTGTAAGGAGGTGCCACCTATGGCAGTACCAGCTAGAAGAACTTCTAAAACTGTAAAAAGAAAACGTCGTACACATTTTAAA is drawn from Psychrobacillus sp. INOP01 and contains these coding sequences:
- a CDS encoding DUF177 domain-containing protein; translation: MKWAIHQLSKYRENGLTLDEFVELENVKKRNQDVRRISPVHVKGHCTFGAAQMTCHFQLSGTLILPCARTWEDVEFPFEIESDEIFNWSETALASARAYDNFHVVEGDVINVDPVLEELILLEIPMQVYKEGADQFRHEGGTGWSYTTDEELKEMQEDEQPKVDPRLADLAKYFDQTDE